The Pygocentrus nattereri isolate fPygNat1 chromosome 4, fPygNat1.pri, whole genome shotgun sequence genome includes a window with the following:
- the rsph3 gene encoding radial spoke head protein 3 homolog — MTSTLQPYSETPNETYTFSSRPRPVPPRLKYKEHSISQNEGQGIYGNIMYDRRVVRGNTYAQHVLPGPDLVEIQRQQEARKRAIAKNRAKEQFRSRTPDALQGRKHTDMQTELYLEELSDLTEDTSVGCQTDAFLDKPITPLFIPAKSGKDVATQIEKSELFDFDVEAQPVLEVLVGKIMEQALLEVLEEEELHALRTQQRAFQDLHDAEMVEVERLEEQERRRHEEKDCRIKQKRVVLEKEKETAEKIAARVFAQHYLADLLPSVYTTLKDHGYFSDLVQRDIETGFLPWLVAEVNSALEKRQIALTVFDILIQNVTNWRRETFQIVNPE; from the exons ATGACTTCGACGTTACAGCCTTATAGTGAGACTCCGAATGAAACTTACACATTTTCTAGTCGTCCACGACCTGTTCCACCTCGGCTCAAATACAAGGAGCACTCGATTTCACA AAACGAAGGACAAGGAATCTATGGAAACATTATGTATGATCGCCGTGTCGTTAGAGGAAATACCTATGCCCAACACGTTCTACCAGGT CCCGACCTTGTCGAGATTCAAAGGCAGCAAGAGGCTAGAAAAAGAGCCATCGCGAAAAACCGGGCAAAAGAGCAGTTTCGCTCAAGAACCCCAGACGCACTTCAGGGGAGAAAACACACAGATATGCAGACTG AGTTATACTTGGAAGAGTTGAGTGATCTTACTGAGGATACCAGCGTGGGATGTCAAACAGATGCATTCCTGGACAAACCAATCACTCCTCTCTTCATTCCTGCCAAATCTGGAAAAGATGTAGCCACACAAATAGAGAAAAGCGAG CTTTTTGACTTTGATGTGGAAGCGCAGCCTGTGTTAGAGGTGCTAGTAGGAAAGATCATGGAGCAGGCTTTGCTGGAGGTTTTAGAGGAGGAAGAGCTACATGCCTTGAGGACACAACAACGCGCCTTCCAGGATCTACATGACGCTGAAATGGTGGAAGTTGAGCGCCTGGAGGAGCAGGAGAGGCGTCGCCATGAGGAGAAG GACTGCAGAATTAAGCAGAAAAGAGTAGTtctggagaaggagaaagagacagcagAAAAAATTGCTGCTAGAGTGTTTGCTCAGCATTATCTGGCTGACCTGCTTCCCTCAGTCTACACCACTCTGAAGGACCATGGCTATTTCTCAGACCTAGTGCAGAGAG ATATAGAGACAGGATTCCTTCCCTGGCTGGTGGCAGAAGTAAACAGTGCTTTGGAGAAGCGCCAAATTGCACTTACAGTGTTTGACA TTCTCATCCAAAATGTGACCAACTGGAGAAGAGAGACGTTTCAGATTGTCAACCCTGAGTGA